The Pelmatolapia mariae isolate MD_Pm_ZW linkage group LG10_11, Pm_UMD_F_2, whole genome shotgun sequence genome includes a region encoding these proteins:
- the LOC134637453 gene encoding CLOCK-interacting pacemaker-like isoform X2 translates to MIVFVPYDLSLFDLNLLYILCLFVYFSSGLKNPVHNLLVTQSGSGQLLHGPLGWGGSWHSLTSGKSPAQVFLIQQPTIHATTSCAPTPSFCLPPPQGQFKEGISCSNQNHSKNSYLPILNSYPRIAPHPRKEIHEGKGTRVDGVKELCSEGQSQSKRACIEEEKREAVSTTIHLLQQQQKDDKVNFQHKVRGGHSSILNLSHCLVPSYASSKTQHKSCHCHKNSSSENLGSLSISRSHIPSSPSSFSPLSSSPSSSSPTSSTAHSPYHLALDSSSTRQRRFLNTAEILNQLGLLAITLRTKELLKQNVATEREITQLRQHTHLLSQASQNSGTEVSYSLHKLFQIMRESGAYPNLVLSDDERLSSSHQKRKTIRLQDYKEDNNTETSKIQSSLPQVVSIHNMNDGTSPPSPLFAPSPDTKEADHAYSSELMSLSLFF, encoded by the coding sequence ATGATTGTTTTTGTGCCCTACGACTTATCTCTTTTTGATCTTAACCTCCTCTacatcttgtgtttgtttgtttatttttcttctggTTTGAAAAACCCTGTCCACAACCTCCTGGTGACACAGTCTGGATCAGGGCAACTTCTACATGGCCCTCTGGGATGGGGTGGAAGTTGGCATAGCCTTACCAGCGGTAAATCACCCGCTCAAGTATTTCTGATCCAACAGCCAACAATTCATGCCACCACCTCCTGTGCCCCCACACCTTCTTTCTGTCTACCTCCACCACAAGGTCAGTTTAAAGAAGGAATCAGCTGCAGCAACCAGAACCATAGCAAGAACTCGTATCTGCCCATCCTGAATTCTTACCCTCGTATTGCCCCTCACCCCAGGAAGGAAATCCATGAGGGAAAAGGTACCAGAGTAGATGGTGTTAAAGAGCTTTGCAGTGAAGGCCAAAGCCAGAGCAAGAGAGCATGCATTGAGGAAGAGAAGAGGGAAGCTGTATCCACTACTATTCACCTCCTGCAGCAGCAACAGAAAGATGACAAAGTCAATTTCCAGCATAAAGTCAGAGGAGGACACAGTTCTATCCTCAACTTATCTCACTGCCTGGTGCCCAGTTATGCCTCATCTAAAACCCAACACAAGTCCTGCCACTGTCACAAAAACTCCAGCTCTGAAAATTTAGGCTCACTGTCCATCTCGAGGTCCCACATACCCTCTTCACCTTCTTCCTTTTCTCCCCTatcctcctctccttcctcttcATCTCCCACTTCTTCAACAGCTCACAGTCCATATCACCTAGCTCTAGACAGCTCTTCCACACGCCAGCGCCGTTTCCTCAACACAGCAGAGATTCTCAACCAGTTGGGCCTGCTGGCTATTACACTACGCACCAAGGAGCTGCTAAAGCAGAATGTTGCTACTGAGAGAGAAATTACTCAGCTACGTCAGCACACCCATCTCTTATCCCAGGCCAGCCAAAACAGTGGCACTGAAGTCTCATATAGCCTTCACAAACTCTTCCAAATTATGAGAGAATCAGGCGCCTACCCGAACTTGGTGCTTTCAGATGATGAAAGACTCAGCAGCAGCCACCAAAAGAGGAAGACTATAAGACTGCAAGACTACAAAGAGGATAACAACACAGAAACCTCTAAAATCCAAAGTAGCCTACCACAGGTTGTGTCTATACACAACATGAATGATGGAACATCACCGCCCTCTCCATTGTTTGCTCCTTCACCGGACACAAAAGAAGCAGACCATGCTTACAGTTCAGAGCTCATGTCCCTGTCTCTCTTTTTCTAG